The following proteins are encoded in a genomic region of Prosthecobacter sp.:
- a CDS encoding segregation/condensation protein A, which produces MYLIKKEEIDIYNVSLERITRQYLDYIDTFKALNIELASEFIVMAANLMYIKSRELLPQDVQPPEEDAEEDDPRWELIRQLMEYKKFKEAAQFLGVQEVKGDELFVTTPELPDLDAPVETLGQVGIFDLIRAFQRILKRFENASDFREIVNDRYTVADKIEYLLNIMPVGGKMKFEELFTDAASRGEVIVTFLAMLELIKLNHLQVEQEQLLGEIVVVRPAV; this is translated from the coding sequence ATTTATAACGTGTCGCTGGAGCGCATCACGCGGCAGTACCTCGATTACATCGACACGTTCAAAGCGCTGAACATCGAGCTGGCGAGCGAGTTCATCGTGATGGCGGCCAATTTGATGTACATCAAGAGCCGCGAACTGCTGCCGCAGGACGTGCAGCCGCCGGAAGAAGACGCCGAGGAGGATGATCCGCGCTGGGAGCTGATCCGGCAGCTCATGGAGTACAAGAAATTCAAGGAGGCCGCCCAGTTCCTCGGCGTGCAGGAGGTGAAGGGCGATGAATTGTTCGTCACGACGCCAGAACTGCCCGATCTCGACGCCCCGGTGGAGACGCTGGGCCAGGTGGGCATCTTTGACCTGATCCGCGCCTTCCAGCGCATCCTGAAGCGCTTCGAGAACGCGAGCGACTTCCGCGAGATCGTCAATGACCGCTACACGGTGGCCGACAAGATCGAGTACCTGCTCAACATCATGCCGGTGGGCGGCAAGATGAAGTTTGAGGAGCTGTTCACCGATGCCGCCAGCCGTGGAGAGGTGATCGTGACTTTCCTGGCGATGCTGGAGCTGATCAAACTCAACCACCTGCAAGTGGAGCAGGAGCAGTTGCTGGGCGAGATCGTCGTGGTGCGGCCTGCGGTGTAG